In the genome of Raphanus sativus cultivar WK10039 chromosome 4, ASM80110v3, whole genome shotgun sequence, one region contains:
- the LOC108854682 gene encoding uncharacterized protein LOC108854682 isoform X2 encodes MSNLCCWVSLWNLSHFSLPSCSHFHWHLRSRRLLLLLSFSSLQFHFSNHRKLKWKNKGDDDQVNILVSAWDNLLLNNEDYFKKLGMNKSDVPNAPHLENCEEKTRARERLDTRKSNHTFPSWINGGDEDNYPLTRRVQKEIWYHQHPLDCEDKSLKFLVADWETLPGFGIGSQIAGMTGLLAIDINENRVLVANYYNRADHDACKGSSRGRWSCYFLPETSKECRKRALEVMKKREAWESGTVTGKQNYSTKEIWSGHIPKRWGKPWSYMKPTTEINGTLLTSHRKMDRRWWRAQAVRYLIRFQTEYTCGLMNVARHSAFGKEAAEIVLSAGGWRNRKKEMRSEDVWSNRKPWIPRPMLSVHVRMGDKACEMRVAALEEYMILADRIRERFPELNRIWLSTEMKDVVDRSEEYGQWRFYYTQVARQVGNNSMAEYEASLGREMSTNYPLVNFLMASEADFFVGALGSTWCFLIDGMRNTGGKVMSGYLSVNKDRFW; translated from the exons ATGTCAAATCTGTGTTGTTGGGTTTCTCTGTGGAATCTGTCTCACTTCTCTCTTCCTAGCTGCTCTCACTTCCATTGGCACCTTCGATCTCGTcgccttctccttctcctctctttCTCCTCCTTGCAATTTCACTTCTCAAATCATAG GAAACTGAAATGGAAGAACAAAGGTGATGATGATCAGGTGAATATTTTGGTCTCTGCTTGGGACAACTTATTACTAAACAATGAAGACTATTTCAAGAAACTAGGGATGAACAAATCTGATGTCCCAAACGCACCACATTTGGAGAACTGTGAGGAGAAGACACGAGCTAGAGAGCGCTTGGATACAAGAAAATCAAACCATACATTTCCCTCTTGG ATAAACGGAGGTGATGAAGATAACTATCCATTAACGAGGAGAGTGCAAAAAGAGATATGGTATCATCAGCATCCTTTGGACTGTGAAGACAAGAGTCTCAAGTTCCTTGTAGCTGATTGGGAAACGCTTCCTGGCTTTGGTATCGGGTCTCAGATCGCTGGAATGACTGGTCTTCTCGCAATAGATATAAACGAAAACAGAGTTCTTGTTGCAAATTACTATAACAGAGCAGATCATGATGCTTGCAAAG GTTCTTCTCGAGGAAGATGGTCTTGCTACTTTCTACCGGAAACATCCAAGGAGTGTAGGAAACGTGCGTTGGAAGTaatgaagaagagagaagcGTGGGAGAGTGGGACTGTTACAGGGAAACAAAACTACAGCACCAAGGAGATTTGGTCTGGACATATACCAAAGAGATGGGGTAAGCCTTGGAGTTACATGAAGCCAACTACAGAGATCAACGGAACTTTACTCACCAGTCACAGGAAAATGGACAGGAGGTGGTGGAGAGCACAGGCGGTTAGATACTTGATAAGGTTTCAAACGGAGTACACTTGCGGTTTGATGAACGTTGCTAGACATTCTGCGTTTGGGAAAGAAGCTGCTGAGATTGTTCTCTCTGCAGGAGGTTGGAGAAACAGGAAGAAGGAGATGAGGTCAGAGGATGTGTGGTCGAATCGCAAGCCATGGATACCAAGGCCAATGCTGAGCGTTCATGTAAGAATGGGAGACAAAGCTTGTGAGATGAGAGTTGCAGCTTTAGAAGAGTATATGATTTTGGCTGATAGGATCAGAGAACGGTTCCCGGAGCTAAACAGGATCTGGCTCTCTACGGAGATGAAGGATGTTGTGGACAGAAGTGAAGAGTATGGTCAGTGGAGATTCTATTACACGCAAGTGGCGAGACAAGTTGGTAATAACTCGATGGCTGAGTATGAAGCTAGCCTCGGGAGAGAGATGAGCACCAACTATCCTCTTGTTAACTTCTTGATGGCGTCAGAAGCTGACTTCTTCGTCGGAGCTTTGGGCTCCACTTGGTGTTTCCTCATTGATGGTATGAGGAATACCGGTGGTAAAGTCATGTCCGGTTATCTCAGTGTCAATAAAGACCGGTTCTGGTAA
- the LOC108854682 gene encoding uncharacterized protein LOC108854682 isoform X1 gives MEAKGSGGISMKSLERVVSDKALKLGNSFPCQICVVGFLCGICLTSLFLAALTSIGTFDLVAFSFSSLSPPCNFTSQIIDRKLKWKNKGDDDQVNILVSAWDNLLLNNEDYFKKLGMNKSDVPNAPHLENCEEKTRARERLDTRKSNHTFPSWINGGDEDNYPLTRRVQKEIWYHQHPLDCEDKSLKFLVADWETLPGFGIGSQIAGMTGLLAIDINENRVLVANYYNRADHDACKGSSRGRWSCYFLPETSKECRKRALEVMKKREAWESGTVTGKQNYSTKEIWSGHIPKRWGKPWSYMKPTTEINGTLLTSHRKMDRRWWRAQAVRYLIRFQTEYTCGLMNVARHSAFGKEAAEIVLSAGGWRNRKKEMRSEDVWSNRKPWIPRPMLSVHVRMGDKACEMRVAALEEYMILADRIRERFPELNRIWLSTEMKDVVDRSEEYGQWRFYYTQVARQVGNNSMAEYEASLGREMSTNYPLVNFLMASEADFFVGALGSTWCFLIDGMRNTGGKVMSGYLSVNKDRFW, from the exons atggaaGCAAAAGGTAGTGGTGGTATAAGCATGAAGTCATTAGAGAGAGTGGTTTCAGATAAAGCATTAAAACTTGGAAACTCATTTCCATGTCAAATCTGTGTTGTTGGGTTTCTCTGTGGAATCTGTCTCACTTCTCTCTTCCTAGCTGCTCTCACTTCCATTGGCACCTTCGATCTCGTcgccttctccttctcctctctttCTCCTCCTTGCAATTTCACTTCTCAAATCATAG ACAGGAAACTGAAATGGAAGAACAAAGGTGATGATGATCAGGTGAATATTTTGGTCTCTGCTTGGGACAACTTATTACTAAACAATGAAGACTATTTCAAGAAACTAGGGATGAACAAATCTGATGTCCCAAACGCACCACATTTGGAGAACTGTGAGGAGAAGACACGAGCTAGAGAGCGCTTGGATACAAGAAAATCAAACCATACATTTCCCTCTTGG ATAAACGGAGGTGATGAAGATAACTATCCATTAACGAGGAGAGTGCAAAAAGAGATATGGTATCATCAGCATCCTTTGGACTGTGAAGACAAGAGTCTCAAGTTCCTTGTAGCTGATTGGGAAACGCTTCCTGGCTTTGGTATCGGGTCTCAGATCGCTGGAATGACTGGTCTTCTCGCAATAGATATAAACGAAAACAGAGTTCTTGTTGCAAATTACTATAACAGAGCAGATCATGATGCTTGCAAAG GTTCTTCTCGAGGAAGATGGTCTTGCTACTTTCTACCGGAAACATCCAAGGAGTGTAGGAAACGTGCGTTGGAAGTaatgaagaagagagaagcGTGGGAGAGTGGGACTGTTACAGGGAAACAAAACTACAGCACCAAGGAGATTTGGTCTGGACATATACCAAAGAGATGGGGTAAGCCTTGGAGTTACATGAAGCCAACTACAGAGATCAACGGAACTTTACTCACCAGTCACAGGAAAATGGACAGGAGGTGGTGGAGAGCACAGGCGGTTAGATACTTGATAAGGTTTCAAACGGAGTACACTTGCGGTTTGATGAACGTTGCTAGACATTCTGCGTTTGGGAAAGAAGCTGCTGAGATTGTTCTCTCTGCAGGAGGTTGGAGAAACAGGAAGAAGGAGATGAGGTCAGAGGATGTGTGGTCGAATCGCAAGCCATGGATACCAAGGCCAATGCTGAGCGTTCATGTAAGAATGGGAGACAAAGCTTGTGAGATGAGAGTTGCAGCTTTAGAAGAGTATATGATTTTGGCTGATAGGATCAGAGAACGGTTCCCGGAGCTAAACAGGATCTGGCTCTCTACGGAGATGAAGGATGTTGTGGACAGAAGTGAAGAGTATGGTCAGTGGAGATTCTATTACACGCAAGTGGCGAGACAAGTTGGTAATAACTCGATGGCTGAGTATGAAGCTAGCCTCGGGAGAGAGATGAGCACCAACTATCCTCTTGTTAACTTCTTGATGGCGTCAGAAGCTGACTTCTTCGTCGGAGCTTTGGGCTCCACTTGGTGTTTCCTCATTGATGGTATGAGGAATACCGGTGGTAAAGTCATGTCCGGTTATCTCAGTGTCAATAAAGACCGGTTCTGGTAA
- the LOC108850259 gene encoding protein GAMETE CELL DEFECTIVE 1, mitochondrial, protein MATILRWHSENLPISRKPCDENSWDIATGGSFAGGGSDDLDWDHKSMWSTGLSKEHFDGVSVGRQNNNAAANPPSSDSSSGDVMSKLGPREAAMVNEMNEYDDMIKEIEKENRHSRGFVDGIKQKMMEMSVLLKQVKEPGARGSYLKDSEKTEMYMLHTENPEVYIVERLAKDFRIMRQRVHAILFLKEDEEEEERKLGRPLDDSVERLLDEYPDGKEK, encoded by the exons ATGGCCACTATCCTCCGTTGG CACTCCGAGAATCTTCCAATCTCTCGGAAACCATGCGACGAAAACAGCTGGGACATCGCGACAGGAGGATCGTTCGCAGGAGGAGGATCCGACGATCTCGATTGGGATCACAAATCGATGTGGTCCACTGGTCTAAGCAAAGAGCATTTCGACGGCGTCTCTGTTGGCCGTCAGAACAACAACGCCGCCGCGAATCCTCCTTCTTCTGATAGTTCTTCGGGTGATGTGATGAGCAAGTTGGGACCGAGAGAAGCCGCCATGGTTAACGAGATGAACGAGTACGATGACATGATCAAGGAGATTGAGAAAGAGAACAGGCACAGCAGGGGATTCGTTGACGGGATCAAGCAGAAGATGATGGAGATGAGCGTGCTTCTGAAGCAAGTCAAGGAGCCTGGTGCTAGAGGGTCTTATCTCAAGGACTCTGAGAAGACTGAGATGTACATGTTGCATACGGAGAATCCCGAGGTTTATATCGTTGAGAGGCTTGCTAAGGATTTTAGGATCATGAGGCAGCGTGTTCACGCCATTCTTTTTCTTAAAgaggatgaggaagaagaggagaggaaGCTTGGTCGTCCTTTGGATGATTCCGTTGAGCGTTTGCTTGATGAGTACCCTGA TGGAAAGGAGAAGTGA